The DNA window CCAGTCCAACTCATTCAACTAAGAAAAGGCATTTAATCATGCCACAAATGAcatgattttgaattgaattccACGACCAgacaattcaatccaaacaaaGCCTTATGAGTTATAACTATTTACCAGCTGTTGAGGAGTAAAGATCCACTTAGCCTTGTGAGTGGAAGTTTGAAAATCAGCCATTATTGCCTCAATACCCCTAACTCAGCTGCCTGTCAGAAGttgaaattatttaaatgtaaaaaaatgttATTCTAACTTCGGAACGAGAATGAAAAGTATCACAGTAGATTGTATTAGAGCTCCACTAGAAACAAACAGTGATAAATAGGGCTGTAATTTGAACCAAATTTCGAGATGTTCATGTTCAACTAGTTAGTGTTGAGTTCAAGCTAGGTTCAAGTTTAGAACGTTGAGCTTGAGCTTGGTTACTATATTTTGTAAGGCTCGAGCTCGGCTCGGCTCGGCTCGTGTCTCGTTCGTTTGGGTGCTAAAAGAGCCGAGCTCGACTCGTTTCGCATTTAAATAAACAAGATAAGACCAAGTCCAAGATCGGCTCATTTAGCATCCAAATGAACAAGAAACGAGCCGAACTTGAACTCGGTTCATCTTTAGCTTAAATAGGTGACAAACGAGCCAAGCTTGAGCTTAGTTCGTTTCAACCTCAAGTCATTGtctaaaatcattaaaataatcaaCCATCAAATATCAAATCGACATCCCACAAATTCTAAGCCATAATAATCTACCAACCAGCAATTATGCAAAACATCAATAACAATTTGAGAACTTCTTAATTTTCtacaaattacaaaaagggaTTTTAAACACCTTAATAACATTCTTATTTCCTGAATTATCGATAAATGTCTTTCTAACAGAAGAAGTTTtaggtaaaattatttttaattaatacatATGAAATACAAATCTATGTCATTTGGATTTCTACAACATCATTTGGATTATTAGGGCTGTATAGCAAGCCAATGCTGTGAAATTGCTATAGATATTGTTTAATCCGACTGCTATTATGTAGCAATCGATTATGTTTCTACATGTTAAGATTACTAAGCTCGATTTTCTGTCAAAATGTTCTTTCTAAGAATATGCAAAGATtaataagaaaacaaaattttaagttCAGTAAACCATGAAAAATAGGTTTAAATAACTGTAAATGGCTAGAAAAAAACCTATAGCAAAGACAAGTCATATCGGAAACAAGCTTAGCAAACAAAAGGTCACTGGAGAACAAATTATAATGAACAAAAGAGAAAGAACCTGAATGAATTGTAGCTGCCGGAAAGAACGAGCACTGGAAGTAGCGGCGGAAGCGGCGGGCAGAAGCAAAGTCGGTGGCGGGCGGAAAGGACACAGCACTGGCAGAGGTGCCGGAAAGAACGAGCACTGGAAGTAGCGGCGGAAGCGGCGGGCAGAAGCAAAGTCGGTGGCGGGCGGAAAGGACACAGCACTGGCAGAGGAAAACTGTTTTACTATTTGTATTTTGTGCTTATGTTACAGATGCAAAGAAGAAATAGTTGAGAACTgagatttaaataaataaataacaaacgtaattcaaattgaattattttattggcctaatgttttaaaaaaccccgaccttttagccccttttcaatcataccctgacgttgaaaatttgtcaattttaccctattttgcatttttgtgtttcaattgtaccctgaaaaattaaattaacgtcttttgcgtttggaagtttgtttaaaacattctccatgtctcgcatatattgattgtatatttttaaaatttatttaaatttagttaaattaattaagaatttaaattagtgttaattttattatggtttttagttagtttttaaaaataaaggacttatttgtacttttttgaataaaaaagaatttaatttcatatttagacttaattaattgaatgatttcatcatttaagtaaaaaaattaacaaaaattaaaatattggggtacaattgaaaacagaaaattcaaaagtgggtaaaattgacaaattttcaacgtcggggtagaattgaaaaaaagtttaaaggtgaggggtttttgagtgattaagcctattttattttagactaataaaaaagttcaaatcgacTTTTTATTGTGCCGAATACCAAACCCCTCCCAAGCTGATAGTAAAACGGCATCGTATTAGCGTGAGAGAGTTTTATCTCTCTAGTGTCAAGGTTCTTTTACTGCAGGAAAACGGTATCGTATCAGCTCCGTTTCGATATTCTTCAGTTGCGGTTTATAAGCCCAAGTCTAGTCAACCTAAGCCCAAACAATTAAAAAGGCAAGTCCTTCTTTTGTTACGAATCTTCAACAATACGCTACCAtcaaaatcgaaccgaaaaatAGAGCTGATAAGACAGTTATGAAAAAAGATCAGTAAAACGACATCGCTGCAAGAGTACTTCCGACCGATTCTAGTTTTTAATCAACTGTATAACATAAGTAATAACGTCTCCTGACCAACTAACTTAGCAAAGTAAACTGTTGCCCTTCCTCAACAAGTTTCTTTCATTCCCATTTTCTCTCCGTTTCTCGACCAACTTTCTAGCTAACCAAACAGAAGCTAAGATGgctactactactactaattCTTCGTTAGAAGGAGTGAAGAGAATCGATGCAACCATTGCAAGGAAGAAAATGGTAGCTGACGATTCCGAGTCTTCTGAAAATATGGACGTTTATGAGTATCCTcagtaattttatgttttttttctttaatgtgGTGTTTTACtaacggagaaaaatatttaaatatcctTAGCGATCGTTAGTTGTGTGTACCGACTATGCACGACGGAACCTAAAATTTATGGAGATGCTCTATATGAGAAACACTTGAATGTTTTAAAAGAGAGAGTCACGAAAAAGGTAAATTTCTTTTACTTCGTTTTTAGGCATCTTTAATGGGAAAATttagtaaataaaattttacagaCAATAatgttaaaacaaattaatcacTTGTGGAGTCAGTGTAGTTATTTTGAGAATTAATTTgtgattttgttaattttgattttgatttttatattatgttaatttatataaattattgtagTGTTTATTTTAGCTAATTATATCTTTTCAttgttttaatttgaataaattgatGTAATGTTTAGTTTtagtaatattaatataaattaaattttaaataatacttatagcattttatttaaaatttgggaTGTAATTGGTAAAAGGTGTATGAAATATTAAGAACTAAAAATGATCAAAATCAACCCCaaggcgtagatgagttggtaaggcgctcttctagcttaagtgaggtcgcgggttcgaaccgtactcatgtatgcagccgtttaaaacttggggccaGAGTTTGCCTCCCGTAAGGGACCTACacggctcgagtggggattagtctgaatgtggaaggcttaaaggtgccgtctcatagttgagacccgttcaggaaacctcatggaccctgtaccaaaaaaaaaaaaaatgatcaaaATCTTAAAGGAATATGTTTTTCGGTAAAGGAATTGGTCACTCCGATTGGAGTGAATTTGGTGAAAATTGAGAAATGGTGAGCAATTTTTGATGACTAGAGATTGGAGATGCCCTTAGGGATTTATGACTTTtcattaattagtatttaattcTGATCTACAGGTAATTCCAAGCTTGCTGGAAAAACATGGTGCAGCACTGTTAACTGaagttattttaagtttttatgttaaaaatgaagttttgtgtTTGAAACGCCCAAGTTTCCGACGCATTTCTGGAACAAGAAACtatgattgaatgaagtgtccgtgctatcTAGGTTGCCTCTTATTATGctattgtaattttattgttaatttcaGGTCTGTGAAAGGCTATATGGAAAAATTCAAGAGGCTGCAATGAGTTTGGTCTGTGTCATTTGGTTTACCTTATAATTTTTGAGCTATAGTTGTGATTGAGATGGTCTTAATTGGTGAAATTGACTGTGCATAGATTATTGAAGAGCGTGAAGGAGGAGATATTGATAGAAACTTGCTCTGTTCTGTCTTTAATCTTTTCCTGGGATTGGAAGGGAACGGAACAGCAAATTATTATGACAAACTTGAGCTAGCAATGCTGGCTGAAGCTGCTGCTTACTACTCTGAGTTGTCCATGGAGTGGTGGTTCTGGCGTGATTCGTATACTAATTACATGTGGAAGGTCAATAACTCCCTATATATTACTTGAACCTTTGGTAGTTTATGCGATTAACAAGCTCGAATATACTAATTTGTACCATTCATGAGTCATATTTGCTGTTCTCCAGGTTGATTGGTGCTTGGCTCAGGAAGAAGCCAGAGCTGAAGGTTATCTGTGCCAGAGGACAAAGGCAAAATTACTAGACGTGCGTTATTTTTCGtttttcatttttctctttATGAAATGAAATGACGGGAAGATGTTTGTTGCATATGCTGCAGGTCGTAAAATATATATTGCTGGAAAGAAACGCCAAGAGATGGGTGCAGAAGCAAAAGGCCGAGGTGGTGGCTGCTGATAATAAGGTTTGTTTATGTATTGGTTTAGAtgactgttggtataatttggCTCGAATAATTTCTTATGGTATTTAACTCAATTTAATTACTTGTTGCAGGAGCTTATATCAAAGTATGCTAGCTTAATCCTTGATGTGGGTACCTCTGCTTCTAGTAAAAATGTATAGGACTTGGAGCAGGAAGAGTTTAACTATAGAGCACCATTTTGCTGCAGTGTTGTGTTAGTGCTCTGATTCTAATACTACGTAGTACGTATGAGTGATTTTCAATCTAATGCTCAATTTTAATTACTGTAATACTATGTGGTACTTTGTTAAGGTCTTTTTTTTACTGATTATGACTAATATCAACTACCATCAACTCTCTTGACAACCAAGATGGTAGTCTCCAAATTTCTTAAAATGGATCCACCTTTTGGAAACTATAATCATGGGCAGAAAAGGAGTAAATACaaagtgaaaaaaataataatcgatTTGTGGATTGAATCAATgacaatatattatattaataatacaatttaattaatcaaactaTTTATACATTCAAAGAAGTGTTATAATTGTTTGATGTAGATATCGTCTGGTATTTAATAGGAATAAGCAATACGCAAAGACACATTTGGTTATTAATCCCAATGCGGCGGGTCGTGAATATCTGAATAGGACGAACCCCCCGCTCGAATAACCCCTTCTTTCTCATAATGTTTCACGTTATTATGCACTAAGGTTGTCATGATATGAGATTACTTTTTATCGGTTCAATTACCAAATTGAATTACTTGTAATACAATtttctcatttatatatattatatgtaaccgaaatattttgattatcaAATGGTCAAATTCATTAATATAAatcattaaacaatttaaaataaattaaagtaatattaaattttggtgctagtttttaattatataaaaatttagggaacAAATTGATATATAAGTTCtataacaaaaattatagacatatctgattttttttaaatataaaaataacattgtgtgtatatataattCGGTCGGTTCAGCTAACtgtaaaaaattatatcaaaaaccaaaccaaattaaattaatcaaattttttaaagttagtgaccataaaaaaattaaatttaaccaaaaagcaaactaaactaaaattcTAGTTTGATTTAATCAGTTCATTTGGTTATCCTTTAAATGCTGCACATACATAAACACATTTGTTGcattgaataatatttttaaaataatttaattagctTTATCTTTTGATTGACATCatgaatataatttaaataagaattttcttaaattatctATATAGATTTTCGTCATGccatgttataatttttttttaaatgaccatcgttcaatttaattaataaatattttttaaaataataattatttaataaaacaaaaaagccCAGTTAATTAGCCCATAAAGCCCAACCTCAAAAATTAAGGAGGGAAAACTCATCCTCCCCCCTTCCGTTAACAGTACGTCTCAATAAAACCTTGTTGCCGAAGCTTCACTTtcactagaaaaaaaaaaacgtcTCTTCTACAGTTCATTCTCTCCTTGCAACGTCCTCACAg is part of the Mercurialis annua linkage group LG3, ddMerAnnu1.2, whole genome shotgun sequence genome and encodes:
- the LOC126671223 gene encoding uncharacterized protein LOC126671223 yields the protein MATTTTNSSLEGVKRIDATIARKKMVADDSESSENMDVYDCVYRLCTTEPKIYGDALYEKHLNVLKERVTKKVCERLYGKIQEAAMSLIIEEREGGDIDRNLLCSVFNLFLGLEGNGTANYYDKLELAMLAEAAAYYSELSMEWWFWRDSYTNYMWKVDWCLAQEEARAEGYLCQRTKAKLLDVVKYILLERNAKRWVQKQKAEVVAADNKELISKYASLILDVGTSASSKNV